In Pseudofrankia saprophytica, one genomic interval encodes:
- the ssb gene encoding single-stranded DNA-binding protein, translated as MLDATISLVGNVIENPNLKVTPNGTYLCSFRIVSTARRYDRKENRWVDGPPLFIEVTCWRRLAENVAATLNKGDRALLIGRLRLREFDNAQGERRRRYEIEADAVGPELAWRPARVMRTARGGAGERPAGLSDAPPDTAADTGPVAGGGYDGDAQAGPGPALDETVPWADSDLGGDSFTYTGAAQPDELSGEVPDEVRPDWPDAADTR; from the coding sequence ATGCTCGACGCCACCATCAGCCTCGTCGGCAACGTCATCGAGAACCCCAACCTGAAGGTGACCCCCAACGGCACCTATCTCTGCTCCTTCCGCATCGTCTCGACGGCGCGCCGCTACGACCGCAAGGAGAACCGCTGGGTCGACGGGCCGCCGCTGTTCATCGAGGTCACCTGCTGGCGCAGGCTGGCCGAGAACGTCGCCGCCACGCTGAACAAGGGCGACCGCGCGCTGCTCATCGGGCGGCTCCGGCTTCGCGAGTTCGACAACGCGCAGGGCGAGCGACGCCGGCGCTACGAGATCGAGGCGGACGCCGTGGGCCCCGAGCTGGCCTGGCGTCCCGCCCGCGTCATGCGCACGGCCCGCGGCGGTGCCGGCGAGCGCCCCGCCGGCCTGTCCGACGCGCCGCCCGACACCGCCGCCGACACCGGCCCGGTAGCCGGCGGCGGGTACGACGGCGACGCACAGGCCGGGCCGGGCCCGGCGCTCGACGAGACCGTGCCCTGGGCAGACAGCGACCTGGGCGGCGATTCCTTCACCTACACCGGCGCGGCGCAGCCTGACGAACTCTCCGGTGAGGTACCTGACGAAGTCCGGCCCGACTGGCCTGACGCCGCCGACACGCGCTGA
- a CDS encoding DUF4232 domain-containing protein has protein sequence MRRISRAVVAAAVSASVVCATAVGASADGATGQQPGPQQPGPQQPGPQQSGPPAQKMVASCWSYQLRPAIVGGEGAAGSTYLTISYTNVGRHSCVVKGYPYVAFVNAHGRQLGAPAARTAGTAGRAKAVTLAPGGKATFVVREVHAGIPAGCDTAKTYTPAAGLRIFPPTGGPARFLKLTDNACLNPSVQQLYVGPVTR, from the coding sequence ATGCGAAGGATCAGTCGGGCCGTTGTTGCCGCGGCCGTCTCGGCCAGCGTCGTCTGTGCGACGGCGGTGGGCGCGTCGGCGGATGGGGCGACCGGCCAGCAGCCGGGGCCCCAGCAGCCGGGGCCCCAGCAGCCCGGGCCCCAGCAGTCCGGACCGCCGGCGCAGAAAATGGTGGCGTCCTGCTGGTCGTACCAGCTGCGCCCGGCCATCGTCGGGGGCGAGGGCGCCGCGGGCAGCACCTATCTGACGATCTCCTACACGAACGTCGGACGGCACAGCTGCGTGGTGAAGGGCTATCCGTACGTGGCGTTCGTCAACGCGCACGGACGGCAGCTCGGCGCCCCGGCAGCGCGGACGGCGGGCACGGCTGGCAGGGCCAAGGCGGTGACGCTCGCCCCTGGCGGCAAGGCGACATTCGTCGTTCGCGAGGTCCACGCCGGAATTCCGGCTGGCTGTGACACGGCGAAGACCTACACGCCCGCTGCGGGCCTGAGGATCTTCCCGCCCACCGGCGGCCCGGCCCGGTTCCTGAAGCTGACCGACAACGCCTGCCTCAACCCGTCGGTGCAGCAGCTCTACGTCGGGCCGGTCACGAGGTGA
- a CDS encoding NUDIX domain-containing protein, protein MALSQSEIGARLLVLYENRVLLASHRGQTWYFLPGGRVRPGETVEDALRRETDGLTGLEVGALDFVGCTEQTHTEDGAVLQELIVVFAAPLPWAAQIISNDPGVHLASIAVEDLAGLELRPAVLKELIERWVAGRRPLWRSTLPTA, encoded by the coding sequence ATGGCCCTCTCCCAGTCCGAGATCGGCGCTCGGCTGCTCGTCCTGTACGAGAACCGGGTCCTGCTGGCCAGTCACCGCGGGCAGACCTGGTACTTCCTGCCCGGTGGGCGGGTACGGCCCGGCGAGACCGTCGAGGACGCGCTGCGCCGCGAGACCGACGGCCTGACCGGCCTGGAGGTCGGCGCACTCGACTTCGTCGGCTGCACCGAGCAGACCCACACCGAGGACGGCGCCGTCCTCCAGGAGCTGATCGTCGTGTTCGCGGCCCCGCTGCCGTGGGCCGCCCAGATCATCAGCAACGACCCGGGCGTGCACCTGGCCTCCATCGCGGTCGAGGACCTGGCTGGCCTGGAGCTACGGCCGGCCGTGCTCAAGGAGCTGATCGAGCGCTGGGTCGCGGGGCGCCGGCCGCTGTGGCGGTCGACCCTGCCCACCGCCTGA
- a CDS encoding helix-turn-helix domain-containing protein, producing the protein MTEPGMEPVPDPASVSTEDELRIAMLGLLGDSYDRAVERRTGLSKTTVNDLRNGRRRLTSKTLTLIVEAYDPNRREAWLLAWRRVNARPATATAGAGAGTGTGGDSDGVSAPGGRPTDTATGREAARPTPLAAPAAGRPARPERPWSVSWRMASLTVGAALVASTIAILITFFAVRGDEPATAATGPAGGLTPAATAPGLPGGGRPLGGGPPPLGGSHGAAGPVGGPGPPRADMSPPPDGATPAPGGCYSLPLQTPADVVTEPGAESAGIRFAEMRYTYYPSWHPALAVGGRLSGPVPHGWRLVAAAWADPATADSTVAHNPGDGRFYPGDELVTSDQNCFTVQPYNLGYGGYEGITTRVYAMLVEAAKVLPFVRAAGQLGGLADADLAHWDVRVLGYAVVPSRPE; encoded by the coding sequence ATGACGGAGCCGGGGATGGAGCCGGTACCCGACCCCGCGTCGGTCTCGACCGAGGACGAGCTGCGTATCGCCATGCTTGGCCTGCTGGGCGACTCCTACGACCGTGCCGTGGAGCGACGGACCGGGCTGTCCAAGACGACGGTCAACGACCTGCGCAACGGGCGCAGACGGCTGACCTCGAAGACCCTGACCCTGATCGTGGAGGCCTACGACCCAAACCGGCGGGAGGCCTGGCTCCTGGCCTGGCGGCGGGTCAACGCACGGCCCGCGACCGCGACCGCGGGGGCGGGCGCCGGAACGGGCACGGGCGGAGACTCCGACGGAGTCTCCGCGCCAGGCGGCCGGCCGACCGACACCGCGACCGGTCGGGAGGCGGCGCGACCAACGCCACTGGCGGCACCGGCGGCGGGACGGCCAGCGCGGCCGGAACGGCCGTGGTCCGTTTCCTGGCGGATGGCCTCTCTGACGGTCGGCGCGGCGCTGGTGGCGAGCACCATCGCGATTCTGATCACCTTCTTCGCGGTGCGCGGCGACGAGCCAGCGACCGCGGCGACGGGTCCGGCTGGGGGGCTGACGCCGGCCGCCACCGCGCCGGGCCTGCCCGGCGGCGGGAGACCGCTGGGGGGCGGGCCTCCACCCCTCGGGGGCAGTCACGGTGCGGCCGGCCCGGTCGGCGGGCCGGGCCCGCCGCGCGCCGACATGAGTCCGCCACCCGATGGGGCGACGCCCGCGCCCGGGGGTTGCTACTCCCTGCCGTTGCAGACCCCGGCAGACGTCGTGACGGAGCCTGGCGCCGAGTCGGCCGGCATCCGGTTCGCCGAGATGCGCTACACCTACTATCCGTCCTGGCATCCGGCGTTGGCTGTCGGTGGCCGGCTCAGCGGGCCGGTTCCGCACGGTTGGCGGCTGGTCGCGGCCGCCTGGGCCGACCCCGCGACGGCCGACTCGACCGTCGCCCACAATCCCGGCGACGGCCGGTTCTACCCCGGCGACGAGCTGGTGACGAGCGACCAGAACTGCTTCACGGTCCAGCCGTACAACCTGGGCTACGGCGGATACGAGGGAATCACGACTCGCGTCTACGCCATGCTCGTGGAGGCGGCCAAGGTCCTGCCCTTTGTTCGGGCCGCCGGCCAGCTCGGCGGCCTCGCCGACGCCGACCTCGCGCACTGGGACGTCCGCGTACTGGGTTACGCCGTCGTCCCGTCCCGCCCCGAGTGA
- a CDS encoding TerB family tellurite resistance protein: MAVAPAIRLDARMVARTAGRVLLTREPGQVWHALPGGPVDPTEGAQRSLARHLGELAGPSTQGWRFVGAVEHTGDAGDASDADPADESWAHGTPGAEHVLTLLFAADWPGGVAVPTAWRGREVSAVRTDDLVVTRLAPLPVALAARRWLTDGHPVWRPLAPGAARAVWYGTQPPVATLRGQLAARRDQLRGRRFRDAAVAMCALVAAADGRIDPAERDGLRAFLATDPVMANFPAGELEQAFDAHVAALTADADAGRRAILADVARVRGRLAEATAVLRLGEVIGRIDGAFPPVEQAVLAEAARALGLEPPPAD, translated from the coding sequence ATGGCCGTGGCTCCCGCCATCCGGCTCGACGCGCGGATGGTCGCGCGGACAGCCGGCCGAGTGCTGCTGACCCGGGAACCGGGGCAGGTCTGGCACGCGCTGCCCGGCGGCCCGGTGGACCCCACCGAGGGCGCCCAGCGCTCGCTCGCGCGTCACCTCGGCGAGCTCGCCGGCCCCTCGACGCAGGGCTGGCGGTTCGTCGGCGCCGTCGAGCACACCGGCGACGCGGGCGACGCCAGCGACGCGGACCCGGCCGACGAGTCCTGGGCACACGGAACCCCCGGAGCCGAGCATGTCCTGACCCTGCTCTTCGCGGCCGACTGGCCGGGCGGCGTGGCGGTGCCCACGGCGTGGCGGGGGCGCGAGGTCAGCGCCGTGCGGACCGACGACCTCGTGGTGACCCGGCTCGCTCCGCTGCCGGTGGCCCTGGCCGCGCGGCGCTGGCTCACCGACGGCCACCCGGTGTGGCGGCCGCTCGCCCCGGGCGCGGCGCGCGCCGTCTGGTACGGCACCCAGCCGCCGGTGGCCACGCTGCGCGGTCAGCTCGCCGCTCGCCGCGACCAGCTGCGGGGCCGGCGGTTCCGGGACGCCGCGGTGGCGATGTGCGCGCTGGTCGCGGCGGCCGACGGCCGGATCGACCCGGCCGAGCGCGACGGCCTGCGCGCCTTCCTCGCGACCGACCCGGTGATGGCGAACTTTCCGGCCGGCGAGCTGGAGCAGGCCTTCGACGCGCACGTGGCGGCGCTGACGGCCGACGCCGACGCCGGCAGGCGGGCGATCCTCGCCGACGTCGCCAGGGTCCGCGGACGTCTCGCCGAGGCCACGGCGGTGCTGCGGCTCGGCGAGGTGATCGGCCGCATCGACGGCGCCTTCCCCCCGGTCGAGCAGGCCGTGCTCGCCGAGGCCGCCCGCGCCCTCGGCCTCGAGCCGCCACCGGCCGACTGA
- a CDS encoding TerD family protein: MSVTLPKGGNVLLSAVAPGIDRLRVALGWEVPSAGAAGPAAGAAGSRATPGSRATPELDGVVSIVSVGHGGSGEPATSTEVLLAHQVPNPAEGPATPQPAPRGGTADVETLIVTLAAVPAEVGRLQIGAAIVDAASRAQAFGSVHGAYIRVLNDADGVELARYDARAETGQETALVFGELYRHQGGWKFRAVGQGYAQGLAGFTDGNGHDPVPARPADVVGFLTRTSPTRSRRKVADHLHPPRAVAGAVRSAASPPPAGGQPAASSRPAQRGPAPSRPPVTPRSPAAPTRPAPPSSTGPPRPPATPPGPPAPPRAAPPAPAPAPTPPPGPARPPARSPLDLS, translated from the coding sequence ATGAGCGTCACCCTGCCCAAGGGCGGCAACGTGCTGCTGTCCGCCGTGGCACCTGGCATCGACCGGCTCCGGGTCGCGCTCGGTTGGGAAGTCCCGTCGGCTGGTGCTGCCGGTCCCGCCGCCGGTGCCGCTGGCTCCAGGGCCACGCCTGGCTCCAGGGCCACGCCCGAGCTGGACGGCGTCGTGAGCATCGTGAGTGTTGGTCATGGCGGGTCTGGCGAGCCCGCGACGTCCACCGAGGTGCTTCTCGCTCACCAGGTGCCGAACCCGGCCGAGGGGCCAGCCACCCCGCAGCCCGCGCCGCGTGGCGGCACCGCCGACGTCGAGACGCTCATCGTCACCCTGGCCGCCGTTCCGGCGGAGGTCGGCCGGCTGCAGATCGGCGCGGCGATCGTCGACGCGGCCAGCCGGGCGCAGGCCTTCGGGTCGGTCCACGGCGCGTACATCCGCGTGCTCAACGACGCGGACGGCGTCGAGCTCGCCCGCTACGACGCCAGGGCCGAAACCGGGCAGGAGACCGCCCTCGTCTTCGGCGAGCTCTACCGCCACCAGGGGGGCTGGAAGTTCCGAGCCGTCGGCCAGGGCTACGCCCAGGGCCTCGCCGGGTTCACCGACGGGAACGGCCACGACCCGGTGCCCGCCCGCCCGGCCGACGTCGTCGGCTTCCTCACCCGCACGTCACCCACTCGGTCGCGCCGCAAGGTCGCCGACCACCTGCACCCGCCACGCGCCGTCGCGGGGGCGGTCCGCTCGGCGGCGTCACCGCCGCCCGCGGGTGGCCAGCCCGCGGCGTCCTCCCGACCGGCGCAGCGAGGCCCGGCACCGTCCCGACCGCCGGTCACGCCACGATCGCCCGCGGCTCCGACCCGCCCGGCTCCCCCGAGCTCGACCGGGCCGCCAAGACCACCCGCTACGCCGCCAGGGCCACCCGCCCCGCCCCGGGCGGCGCCGCCCGCGCCCGCACCGGCGCCCACGCCGCCACCCGGGCCGGCCAGGCCCCCGGCGCGTTCACCACTCGACCTGAGC
- a CDS encoding NAD-dependent malic enzyme → MAVAVSRRTFWSEGGTLRTTARGAEVLDAPLLNKGTAFTRQERAALGLEGLLPPAVQTLDEQVARVYGQYREQPTDLLKNIFLTALRDNNEVLYYRLLGDHLAELLPIVYDPTIGEAIRRYSHEYRRPRGIYLSVNEPWRVRAALADLGLGPDDVDLLVASDAEEILGIGDWGVGGIDIAAGKLAVYTAAAGIDPARVVPVGLDVGTDNSALRGDPAYVGNRHPRVRGPGYDELIDAYVAAATELFPNALLHWEDFGPGNGRRILRRYQDRVCTFNDDMQGTGAITLAALRGALRVAGTRPRDQRIVIFGAGTAGVGIADQLRDAMVRDGLDEDAATRRIWCVDKAGLLTADLPDLRDYQRPYARPTAEIDGWWDEGGVRGLRETVASVRPTVLIGTSTARAAFTEEIVRAMARHVDRPIIFPLSNPTERIEAMPHQLLSWTAGRALVCTGIPVAPVVLDGVTHHIGQANNALLYPGLGLGAIVARAARISDRMLAAAADAVAGLVDTRTPGASLLPPVENLRAVSATVAAAVAECAVAEGLARATLTDPRREVEARMWRPEYRPVAAA, encoded by the coding sequence ATGGCGGTGGCGGTGTCCCGGCGGACATTCTGGTCCGAGGGCGGCACGCTGCGCACGACGGCCCGCGGGGCCGAGGTGCTCGACGCGCCGCTGCTGAACAAGGGGACGGCCTTCACCCGACAGGAACGCGCCGCGCTCGGGCTGGAGGGCCTGCTGCCGCCGGCCGTGCAGACGCTGGACGAACAGGTCGCCCGCGTCTACGGACAGTACCGGGAACAGCCGACGGACCTGCTCAAGAACATCTTCCTGACGGCGCTGCGGGACAACAACGAGGTGCTTTACTACCGGCTGCTCGGCGACCACCTCGCCGAACTGCTGCCGATCGTCTACGACCCGACGATCGGAGAGGCGATCCGGCGGTACAGCCACGAGTACCGGCGTCCGCGCGGGATCTACCTGTCGGTCAACGAGCCCTGGCGGGTCCGGGCGGCGCTGGCCGATCTCGGTCTGGGGCCCGACGACGTCGACCTGCTCGTCGCCTCCGACGCCGAGGAGATCCTCGGGATCGGCGACTGGGGCGTCGGCGGGATCGACATCGCGGCGGGCAAGCTCGCCGTCTACACGGCGGCCGCCGGCATCGACCCGGCACGGGTCGTCCCGGTCGGACTCGACGTTGGCACCGACAACTCCGCCCTGCGCGGCGACCCGGCCTACGTCGGCAACCGGCACCCACGTGTCCGCGGGCCCGGCTACGACGAGCTCATCGACGCCTACGTCGCCGCGGCCACCGAGCTGTTCCCGAACGCGCTGCTGCACTGGGAGGACTTCGGCCCGGGCAACGGCAGGCGGATCCTGCGGAGATACCAGGACCGGGTGTGCACCTTCAACGACGACATGCAGGGCACCGGCGCCATCACGCTCGCCGCCCTCCGCGGCGCCCTGCGCGTCGCCGGCACCCGGCCGCGCGACCAGCGGATCGTCATCTTCGGCGCGGGCACCGCCGGGGTGGGGATCGCGGACCAGCTACGCGACGCGATGGTCCGCGACGGACTGGACGAGGACGCGGCCACCCGGCGGATCTGGTGCGTCGACAAGGCCGGGCTCCTCACCGCCGACCTGCCCGACCTGCGCGACTACCAGAGGCCCTACGCCCGCCCGACCGCCGAGATCGACGGCTGGTGGGACGAGGGCGGCGTCCGCGGGCTGCGGGAGACGGTCGCCAGCGTGCGGCCCACGGTTCTCATCGGCACCTCGACCGCGCGCGCCGCCTTCACCGAGGAGATCGTCCGGGCGATGGCCCGCCACGTCGACCGCCCGATCATCTTCCCGCTGTCGAACCCGACCGAGCGCATCGAGGCCATGCCACACCAGCTGCTGTCGTGGACAGCGGGCCGGGCGCTGGTGTGCACCGGAATCCCGGTCGCACCGGTGGTTCTCGACGGCGTGACCCACCACATCGGCCAGGCCAACAACGCCCTCCTCTACCCCGGCCTCGGCCTCGGCGCGATCGTGGCCCGCGCGGCCCGGATCAGCGACCGGATGCTCGCCGCCGCGGCCGACGCCGTCGCTGGCCTGGTCGACACCCGCACCCCCGGAGCGTCGTTGCTGCCCCCGGTCGAGAACCTGCGGGCGGTGTCGGCCACCGTGGCGGCCGCGGTCGCCGAGTGCGCCGTCGCGGAGGGCCTGGCCCGCGCCACCCTGACCGACCCGCGACGCGAGGTCGAGGCTCGAATGTGGCGCCCCGAGTACCGCCCCGTCGCCGCCGCCTGA
- a CDS encoding toxic anion resistance protein gives MSDSLNLGAPLAPPTVATTKPTEAGALVLSPPAAVPIVPDDQVDSMVPIDEATRAQLRQRAADFAEDLAAQDPRSPAFQEKINDITRMGEREIVASARVSNRMLDRPAAAMRSSRGRGGPVADAQTRVAGTLVELRRTVTELDPGRADLKGARKILGVVPFGNKIASYFQRYQSAQKQLDAIITSLGSGQDELRKDNAAIEQEKANLWVAMGKLTEYATLAKALDGAVSAKVEQLRYTDPAAADAFTSDALFPIRQRQQDLLTQLAVSVQGYLALDLVRKNNIELIKGVDRAQTTTVAALRTAVVVAQALANQKLVLDQINALNATTNNMIVQTSELLRQQSGQIQAQASSSTVSVEALQTAFDNIFATMDEIDSYRSKAVESMATTVAALETQVGRSKTYLERARANER, from the coding sequence ATGTCGGATTCGCTGAACCTGGGCGCGCCCCTGGCGCCGCCCACCGTCGCGACCACGAAGCCCACCGAGGCTGGCGCCCTCGTGCTCTCGCCCCCGGCGGCCGTCCCGATCGTCCCGGACGACCAGGTCGACAGCATGGTGCCGATCGACGAGGCGACCAGGGCCCAGCTGCGCCAGCGGGCCGCCGACTTCGCCGAGGACCTCGCCGCGCAGGACCCGCGCAGCCCCGCCTTCCAGGAGAAGATCAACGACATCACCCGCATGGGGGAGCGGGAGATCGTCGCGAGTGCCCGGGTGTCCAACCGGATGCTGGACCGCCCGGCGGCGGCGATGCGTTCGAGCCGCGGCCGGGGTGGCCCGGTCGCCGACGCCCAGACGAGGGTGGCCGGCACGCTGGTCGAGCTGCGCCGCACCGTGACCGAGCTGGACCCGGGCCGGGCCGACCTGAAGGGCGCCCGCAAGATCCTCGGCGTCGTGCCGTTCGGCAACAAGATCGCCAGCTACTTCCAGCGGTACCAGTCGGCGCAGAAGCAGCTCGACGCCATCATCACCTCCCTGGGCTCCGGCCAGGACGAGCTGCGCAAGGACAACGCCGCGATCGAGCAGGAGAAGGCCAACCTGTGGGTGGCCATGGGCAAGCTCACCGAGTACGCCACCCTGGCGAAGGCGCTGGACGGAGCGGTCTCGGCCAAGGTCGAGCAGCTGCGGTACACCGACCCCGCCGCCGCCGACGCGTTCACCTCGGACGCGCTGTTCCCCATCCGCCAGCGCCAGCAGGACCTGCTCACCCAGCTCGCCGTCAGCGTCCAGGGCTACCTGGCGCTCGACCTGGTCCGCAAGAACAACATCGAGCTCATCAAGGGCGTCGACCGGGCACAGACGACCACGGTGGCCGCGCTGCGCACCGCGGTGGTCGTGGCGCAGGCGCTGGCGAACCAGAAGCTGGTGCTCGACCAGATCAACGCGCTGAACGCGACGACGAACAACATGATCGTGCAGACCAGCGAGCTCCTGCGCCAGCAGTCGGGACAGATCCAGGCGCAGGCGTCGTCGTCGACGGTCAGCGTCGAGGCACTGCAGACAGCGTTCGACAACATCTTCGCGACGATGGACGAGATCGACTCCTACCGTTCGAAGGCGGTCGAGAGCATGGCGACGACGGTCGCGGCGCTGGAGACCCAGGTGGGACGATCGAAGACGTACCTGGAGCGGGCCCGCGCGAACGAGCGCTGA
- a CDS encoding TIGR03617 family F420-dependent LLM class oxidoreductase, translated as MKVDGTLGALEAAAGQARDAEAAGYDGVWTGEVSQDPFLPLALAAQATSRVTVGTSIAVALSRSPMSLAYTANDLQRFSGGRFSLGLGSQVKAHITRRFSMPWGRPAAQMREFVLAMRAAWSSWADGTPLAFEGEYYAHTLMPPAFVPAPHPFGPPRVLLAGVGDVMTRVAGEVADGFFCHWFTTPRWIRERTIPALTEGRRRAGATLAGFDIVVGGFVATGTDAEIAAGVARMRSQIAFYGSTPAYRGVLELHGWGDLGVELTALSKQNRWAEMAALIDDDMVETFGIVAAPAELPGRIAERFGGLATRITLNPPASFAPEQTRETIAAVQALPGVLAVAEADPSALAAEAARVP; from the coding sequence GTGAAGGTCGACGGCACGCTCGGGGCGTTGGAGGCGGCGGCCGGCCAGGCACGCGACGCCGAGGCGGCCGGCTACGACGGTGTCTGGACGGGAGAGGTCAGCCAGGACCCGTTCCTGCCGCTCGCGCTCGCGGCCCAGGCGACCAGCCGCGTCACGGTGGGCACGTCGATCGCCGTCGCGCTGTCCCGCTCCCCCATGTCACTCGCCTACACGGCGAACGACCTGCAGCGGTTCTCCGGCGGCCGGTTCTCGCTCGGTCTCGGCTCGCAGGTCAAGGCGCACATCACCCGCCGGTTCTCGATGCCGTGGGGCCGCCCCGCCGCCCAGATGCGGGAGTTCGTGCTGGCCATGCGGGCGGCCTGGTCGAGCTGGGCGGACGGCACGCCGCTCGCGTTCGAGGGTGAGTACTACGCGCACACGCTGATGCCGCCGGCGTTCGTGCCCGCGCCGCACCCGTTCGGGCCGCCCCGCGTCCTGCTCGCCGGCGTCGGCGACGTGATGACCCGGGTGGCCGGCGAGGTCGCCGACGGCTTCTTCTGCCACTGGTTCACGACCCCGCGCTGGATCCGGGAGCGCACGATCCCCGCGCTCACCGAGGGCCGCCGCCGCGCCGGCGCCACCCTTGCCGGCTTCGACATCGTGGTCGGCGGCTTCGTCGCGACCGGCACCGACGCGGAGATCGCCGCCGGCGTCGCCCGGATGCGCTCGCAGATAGCGTTCTACGGCTCGACCCCGGCGTACCGCGGCGTGCTCGAGCTGCACGGCTGGGGCGACCTCGGCGTCGAGCTGACGGCGCTGTCGAAGCAGAACCGCTGGGCCGAGATGGCCGCCCTCATCGACGACGACATGGTCGAGACGTTCGGCATCGTCGCCGCGCCCGCCGAGCTGCCCGGGCGGATCGCCGAACGGTTCGGCGGCCTCGCCACCCGGATCACCCTCAACCCGCCGGCTTCCTTCGCCCCGGAGCAGACCCGGGAGACCATCGCCGCCGTCCAGGCCCTGCCCGGGGTTCTCGCCGTGGCCGAGGCCGACCCGTCCGCTCTCGCGGCGGAGGCCGCCCGGGTGCCCTGA
- a CDS encoding DUF72 domain-containing protein: MRLHVGCAMWAHKSWQGRFLAHPLPAHERLRHYASWCNAVEGNTTFYATPSRETAESWARQTDPDFCFLPKLPKLITHERCLADVDEPLRAFLDAVEPLGPRARTLWIQLPGAFGPADVSLLARFLGQLTTSHRYAVEVRHPAFFDDPRAARLLEGALAAVDAEWVPFDTTTFFANPPATDAERDAWAKKPRVPFRSAALTDRPVVRYLGRDDSARTVEGWQRWVDIVAGWLREGRSPTVFIHTPDNAEAPLLARRFHEDVRARVPDLDPLPRELLPAEPQTLF; encoded by the coding sequence ATGCGGCTACACGTGGGGTGCGCGATGTGGGCCCACAAGTCGTGGCAGGGGCGCTTCCTTGCCCATCCGCTGCCGGCGCACGAGCGGCTGCGGCACTATGCCAGCTGGTGCAACGCCGTCGAGGGGAACACGACGTTCTACGCGACGCCGAGCAGGGAGACCGCCGAGTCCTGGGCGCGCCAGACCGACCCTGACTTCTGTTTCCTGCCCAAGCTGCCCAAGCTGATCACCCACGAACGCTGCCTCGCCGACGTCGACGAGCCGTTGCGCGCTTTCCTGGACGCCGTCGAGCCGCTCGGCCCCCGCGCGCGCACGCTCTGGATCCAGCTGCCGGGGGCGTTCGGACCAGCCGACGTCTCCCTGCTCGCCCGCTTCCTCGGCCAGCTCACCACGTCCCACCGGTATGCCGTCGAGGTCCGCCACCCGGCCTTCTTCGACGACCCGCGCGCGGCACGGCTTCTCGAGGGAGCGCTCGCGGCCGTGGACGCCGAATGGGTTCCCTTCGACACGACCACGTTCTTCGCGAACCCTCCCGCCACTGACGCCGAGCGGGACGCCTGGGCCAAGAAACCCCGCGTGCCGTTCCGGTCGGCCGCGCTGACCGACCGTCCGGTAGTCCGCTACCTTGGCCGCGACGATTCCGCGCGGACGGTCGAGGGCTGGCAACGGTGGGTCGACATCGTCGCCGGGTGGCTGCGCGAGGGCCGCTCGCCCACCGTCTTCATCCACACCCCGGACAACGCCGAGGCGCCGCTGCTCGCCCGCCGTTTTCATGAGGACGTCCGGGCCCGCGTGCCCGATCTCGACCCGCTGCCGCGGGAGCTCCTGCCAGCGGAGCCCCAGACCCTGTTCTAG
- a CDS encoding aldo/keto reductase, which yields MPSATDTSQPTASASGTFTIGGDLPVRRLGYGAMQITGPGVWGPPADPEGAVRVLRRAVELGVNFIDTADSYGPYVSEELIAEALHPYPDDLVIATKAGFVRTGPSVWVPVGHPAYLRQEVEMSLRRLKLERIDLLQLHRIDPKTPVEESLGELKALQQEGKIRHIGLSEVSVDELAHARTIVDIVSVQNRYNLADRASEDVLDYAEREDLGFIPWFPVGTGKLARPGGPLDAAAAAHDATPAQLALAWLLRRSPVMLPIPGTKSVDHLAENIAAASFTLTDDEFQALEAAGR from the coding sequence ATGCCGAGTGCGACGGACACGTCACAGCCGACGGCCAGCGCCAGCGGGACCTTCACGATCGGCGGTGACCTGCCGGTGCGCCGGCTCGGCTACGGCGCCATGCAGATCACCGGACCCGGGGTATGGGGTCCGCCGGCTGACCCGGAGGGCGCCGTCCGGGTGCTGCGACGCGCCGTCGAGCTGGGTGTGAACTTCATCGACACCGCGGACTCGTACGGGCCCTATGTCAGCGAGGAGCTGATCGCCGAGGCCCTCCACCCGTACCCGGACGACCTGGTGATCGCCACCAAGGCCGGCTTCGTCAGGACGGGGCCGTCCGTGTGGGTCCCGGTCGGCCACCCGGCGTACCTCCGCCAGGAGGTGGAGATGTCGCTGCGCCGGCTGAAGCTGGAGCGCATCGACCTGCTCCAGCTGCACCGCATCGACCCGAAGACCCCAGTGGAGGAGTCTCTCGGCGAGCTGAAGGCGCTGCAGCAGGAGGGGAAGATCCGTCACATCGGCCTGTCCGAGGTGAGCGTCGACGAGCTCGCGCACGCCCGCACGATCGTCGACATCGTGAGTGTGCAGAACCGGTACAACCTGGCCGACCGCGCCTCCGAGGACGTCCTCGACTACGCGGAGCGGGAAGATCTCGGCTTCATTCCGTGGTTCCCGGTCGGCACCGGCAAGCTCGCCCGGCCGGGTGGCCCGCTGGACGCCGCGGCGGCGGCCCACGACGCGACGCCCGCCCAGCTCGCCCTCGCCTGGCTGCTGCGCCGCTCGCCGGTGATGCTCCCGATCCCCGGCACCAAGTCCGTCGATCACCTCGCGGAGAACATCGCCGCGGCCAGTTTCACCCTGACCGACGACGAGTTCCAGGCGCTGGAGGCCGCCGGTCGCTGA